Proteins from a genomic interval of Scatophagus argus isolate fScaArg1 chromosome 6, fScaArg1.pri, whole genome shotgun sequence:
- the fpgt gene encoding LOW QUALITY PROTEIN: fucose-1-phosphate guanylyltransferase (The sequence of the model RefSeq protein was modified relative to this genomic sequence to represent the inferred CDS: inserted 1 base in 1 codon) — translation MSHEYITKLRVSTEAKLRKFNSLRDREVQPGEFWDVVVVTAVDASQREAYELQISEKAYRKELPLGIHYKVFSDPPGSKIGNGGSTLCALQQLDDIFGKALGRLRVILIHAGGLSQRLPNASALGKIFTAMPLGDPLYQMLELKLAMYVDFPSQMKPGVLVTCADDIELYSTADDESVRFDKPGFTALAHPSPLTTGTTHGVFVLDSYEKSTYSEMENISCLRFLHKPSIDEMRDSGAVCTRRNGCFSLSDTEFVYTDSTYYVSFDTAKSLLNLLKELQPLDCEIDAYGDFLQALGPKATIDYTSNTTKXPKEESSLVEVRQKIFHLLKGTPLNVILLNNSKFYHIGTTSEYLFHLTEDAALRSELGLLSSAFSVHVNENSEGSSACIMYSVLDPSCSVGPGSVVEYSRLGAGVSIGSCSIISSCWVSAGLSVPNRIFMHSLCVNYKNQTGFVSVAFGINDDLKHSVKAPAYMEELKLFGFSLAECLCHWGLNNEVLRFSGDASSCSLWKACLFPVCSDPQSSFSMSLEMLQAVLSGSVFTLPKDTKLMSMQESLQCKNLEEMLKFRKGLYEDITRRKI, via the exons ATGAGTCACGAATATATTACAAAGTTGCGAGTTTCAACAGAGGCAAAACTCAGAAAATTCAACTCTCTGCGTG ATCGAGAGGTGCAGCCTGGTGAGTTTTGGGACGTGGTTGTTGTGACCGCTGTGGATGCGAGCCAGAGAGAAGCGTATGAGCTGCAGATCAGTGAGAAAGCTTACAGGAAAGAACTTCCCCTTGGAATTCACTACAAAGTCTTCTCAGATCCGCCTGGCTCTAAAATAG GGAATGGGGGGTCCACTCTGTGCGcgctgcagcagctggatgaCATCTTTGGGAAGGCTTTGGGCAGACTGAGAGTCATCCTCATCCATGCAG GAGGGTTGAGTCAACGCTTGCCCAACGCCAGCGCTCTGGGGAAGATCTTCACTGCCATGCCGCTTGGTGACCCTCTTTACCAGATGCTGGAACTCAAACTGGCAATGTATGTGGATTTCCCATCACAGATGAAGCCCGGTGTACTGGTGACTTGTGCAGATGACATAGAGCTCTACAGTACTGCAGACGATGAGAGTGTCAGGTTTGACAAACCTGGTTTTACAGCTTTAGCCCACCCCTCACCGCTGACTACTGGGACAACCCATGGCGTGTTTGTGTTGGATTCGTATGAAAAATCTACTTACTCAGAAATGGAGAACATTTCCTGCCTGCGCTTTCTGCACAAGCCGAGTATTGATGAGATGCGAGATAGCGGAGCTGTTTGTACAAGGCGAAACGgttgtttttccctctctgatACTGAGTTTGTCTACACAGACAGCACCTATTATGTCAGCTTTGATACTGCGAAGTCTCTTCTCAATCTTCTGAAAGAGTTGCAGCCTTTGGACTGTGAGATAGACGCATACGGTGACTTTCTCCAAGCTCTGGGGCCTAAAGCCACAATAGATTACACCAGCAACACCACAA AACCCAAAGAGGAGAGCAGTCTGGTGGAAGTTCGACAAAAGATCTTCCATCTTTTAAAGGGAACTCCCCTGAATGTCATTCTCCTGAACAACTCCAAGTTTTATCACATCGGGACCACATCAGAGTACCTCTTTCACCTCACTGAGGATGCGGCGCTGAGGAGTGAGCTGGGTCTCCTGTCATCTGCTTTCAGTGtacatgtaaatgaaaactcTGAGGGCTCTTCAGCATGTATTATGTACAGCGTCCTCGATCCCAGTTGCTCTGTGGGACCTGGATCAGTGGTGGAGTACTCCAGGCTTGGAGCTGGAGTTTCCATAGGCAGCTGCTCCATCATTAGCAGCTGCTGGGTCAGTGCAGGCCTTTCAGTGCCCAACAGAATCTTCAtgcattcactgtgtgtgaattACAAGAACCAAACCGGGTTTGTTTCTGTGGCGTTTGGGATTAATGACGACTTGAAGCACAGCGTGAAGGCCCCTGCATACATGGAAGAGCTGAAGCTTTTTGGTTTCAGCCTTGCAGAATGCCTGTGCCACTGGGGGCTGAACAATGAAGTCTTGAGGTTCTCTGGTGATGCATCCAGCTGTAGTTTGTGGAAGgcttgtttgtttcctgtttgctctGACCCACAAAGCTCATTCTCAATGTCTCTGGAGATGCTGCAGGCCGTCCTGAGTGGCTCAGTGTTCACATTACCCAAAGACACAAAGCTTATGTCTATGCAAGAGTCCTTACAGTGTAAGAATCTGGAGGAGATGTTGAAGTTCAGGAAGGGACTATATGAAGACATCACACGGAGAAAGATTTGA
- the acot11b gene encoding acyl-coenzyme A thioesterase 11b isoform X2 encodes MTSDTVQDPLFVQEGEEGYRNPTEVKMSQIVLPCHANHCEELSAGQLLKWMDSTACLSAERHAGCSCITASVDDIHFEHTIGVGKVVNIIAKVNRAFTSSMEVGILVTCEDLYTGRQWKVCHAFATFVARRTEAGKVQLKQVIPYTQMEQMEYSLAAERRRMRLIHAEIITDLLSSSTAQLGECQEYQDAVPAERTRVESVELVLPPHANHQVSTFGGQIMAWMENVATIAASRLCNAHPTLRSIDMFHFRGPSHIGDRLVLKAIVNNAFKHSMEVGVCAEAYQGGEPLRHINSAFMTFEVLDSDRKPRTLPRIRPEPVDGKRRYQEAIARKKIRLDRKYIISCKQTEVPLSVPWDPSNQMYLSYNNVSALKLMDARNNWVLTSEKNKVRLYTLEENHMLCFKVEMHVSVPAEQTFHLLSDLRRRKEWDQHYEECEVINQADEEDTLYRVATPSVSKGGKGKDFILLASRRKPCDARSPTTTRPHLGSSPTSPQTSLACPPAFTARFLPVATSWRPTGTAWLLCHHLHWDTIRAVVVSQKRSSSISRRD; translated from the exons ATGACGTCAGACACCGTGCAGGACCCCCTGTTTGTTCAGGAGGGTGAGGAAGGCTACAGAAACCCCACTGAAGTGAAGATGAGTCAGATTGTGCTGCCGTGCCATGCTAACCACTGTGAAGAGCTGAGTGCTGGGCAGCTGCTGAAGTGGATGGACTCCACAGCCTGCTTGTCTG CTGAGAGACATGCAGGTTGTTCCTGTATCACTGCATCTGTGGACGATATCCATTTTGAACACACCATAGG ggtgGGAAAGGTAGTCAACATCATCGCAAAGGTCAACAGAGCCTTCACATCCAGCATGGAG gtgGGTATATTGGTGACTTGTGAGGACCTTTACACTGGCAGGCAGTGGAAGGTTTGCCATGCTTTTGCTACCTTCGTTGCCAGACGAACTGAAGCTGGAAAG GTACAGCTGAAACAGGTGATTCCTTACACACAAATGGAGCAGATGGAGTACAGCCTGGCAGCAGAGCGGAGGAGGATGCGGCTCATCCATGCTGAGATCATTACAGACCtactgagcagcagcacagctcaaCTGG GAGAATGCCAGGAGTATCAGGACGCTGTGCCAGCTGAGCGAACACGAGTGGAGAGTGTGGAGCTCGTCCTACCACCACATGCCAACCACCAAGTCAGCACCTTCGGAGGCCAGATCATGGCCTGGATGGAGAATGTGGCTACAATTGCAGCAAG TCGCTTGTGTAACGCTCACCCCACCCTGAGGAGCATAGACATGTTCCACTTTCGTGGCCCGTCTCATATTGGTGACCGACTGGTGCTGAAAGCTATTGTTAACAATGCCTTCAAGCACAG CATGGAGGTGGGCGTATGTGCTGAGGCTTACCAGGGTGGAGAACCTCTGCGCCATATAAATAGTGCTTTTATGACCTTTGAGGTGCTGGACAGTGACAGGAAACCAAGAACGCTGCCACGGATACGACCTGAGCCTGTG GATGGAAAAAGACGTTATCAAGAAGCTATTGCCAGAAAGAAGATTCGCCTCGATAG GAAATACATTATCTCCTGCAAGCAAACTGAAGTGCCTCTGTCTGTACCCTGGGATCCAAGTAACCAG ATGTACCTGAGCTACAATAATGTATCAGCACTGAAACTAATGGATGCCAGAAACAACTGGGTATTAACTTCTGAGAAAAACAAG GTCAGGCTGTACACGCTGGAGGAAAACCACATGCTGTGTTTCAAGGTGGAGATGCACGTCAGCGTACCAGCAGAGCAGACGTTCCACCTCCTGTCAGacctgaggaggagaaaggagtgGGACCAGCATTATGA GGAGTGTGAAGTGATCAACCAAGCAGATGAAGAAGACACTCTTTATCGCGTAGCCACACCGTCTGTCAGTAAAGGGGGCAAAGGCAAGGACTTCATCTTGCTGGCATCAAGGAGGAAGCCATGTGATGCCAG atcACCTACTACAACCAGGCCACACCTGGGGTCCTCCCCTACATCTCCACAGACATCGCTGGCCTGTCCTCCAGCTTTTACAGCGCGTTTTCTGCCTGTAGCCACTTCCTGGAGGCCAACAGGGACAGCCTGGCTGCTCTGCCACCATCTGCACTGGGACACAATCAGGGCTGTCGTCGTCTCACAGAAGAGGAGCAGTAGCATCAGTAGGAGGGATTAG
- the acot11b gene encoding acyl-coenzyme A thioesterase 11b isoform X1, translating into MTSDTVQDPLFVQEGEEGYRNPTEVKMSQIVLPCHANHCEELSAGQLLKWMDSTACLSAERHAGCSCITASVDDIHFEHTIGVGKVVNIIAKVNRAFTSSMEVGILVTCEDLYTGRQWKVCHAFATFVARRTEAGKVQLKQVIPYTQMEQMEYSLAAERRRMRLIHAEIITDLLSSSTAQLGECQEYQDAVPAERTRVESVELVLPPHANHQVSTFGGQIMAWMENVATIAASRLCNAHPTLRSIDMFHFRGPSHIGDRLVLKAIVNNAFKHSMEVGVCAEAYQGGEPLRHINSAFMTFEVLDSDRKPRTLPRIRPEPVDGKRRYQEAIARKKIRLDRKYIISCKQTEVPLSVPWDPSNQMYLSYNNVSALKLMDARNNWVLTSEKNKVRLYTLEENHMLCFKVEMHVSVPAEQTFHLLSDLRRRKEWDQHYEECEVINQADEEDTLYRVATPSVSKGGKGKDFILLASRRKPCDARDPYLIALRSVTLPTHPPTEDYTRGEVLCAGFTIWEESSTVTKITYYNQATPGVLPYISTDIAGLSSSFYSAFSACSHFLEANRDSLAALPPSALGHNQGCRRLTEEEQ; encoded by the exons ATGACGTCAGACACCGTGCAGGACCCCCTGTTTGTTCAGGAGGGTGAGGAAGGCTACAGAAACCCCACTGAAGTGAAGATGAGTCAGATTGTGCTGCCGTGCCATGCTAACCACTGTGAAGAGCTGAGTGCTGGGCAGCTGCTGAAGTGGATGGACTCCACAGCCTGCTTGTCTG CTGAGAGACATGCAGGTTGTTCCTGTATCACTGCATCTGTGGACGATATCCATTTTGAACACACCATAGG ggtgGGAAAGGTAGTCAACATCATCGCAAAGGTCAACAGAGCCTTCACATCCAGCATGGAG gtgGGTATATTGGTGACTTGTGAGGACCTTTACACTGGCAGGCAGTGGAAGGTTTGCCATGCTTTTGCTACCTTCGTTGCCAGACGAACTGAAGCTGGAAAG GTACAGCTGAAACAGGTGATTCCTTACACACAAATGGAGCAGATGGAGTACAGCCTGGCAGCAGAGCGGAGGAGGATGCGGCTCATCCATGCTGAGATCATTACAGACCtactgagcagcagcacagctcaaCTGG GAGAATGCCAGGAGTATCAGGACGCTGTGCCAGCTGAGCGAACACGAGTGGAGAGTGTGGAGCTCGTCCTACCACCACATGCCAACCACCAAGTCAGCACCTTCGGAGGCCAGATCATGGCCTGGATGGAGAATGTGGCTACAATTGCAGCAAG TCGCTTGTGTAACGCTCACCCCACCCTGAGGAGCATAGACATGTTCCACTTTCGTGGCCCGTCTCATATTGGTGACCGACTGGTGCTGAAAGCTATTGTTAACAATGCCTTCAAGCACAG CATGGAGGTGGGCGTATGTGCTGAGGCTTACCAGGGTGGAGAACCTCTGCGCCATATAAATAGTGCTTTTATGACCTTTGAGGTGCTGGACAGTGACAGGAAACCAAGAACGCTGCCACGGATACGACCTGAGCCTGTG GATGGAAAAAGACGTTATCAAGAAGCTATTGCCAGAAAGAAGATTCGCCTCGATAG GAAATACATTATCTCCTGCAAGCAAACTGAAGTGCCTCTGTCTGTACCCTGGGATCCAAGTAACCAG ATGTACCTGAGCTACAATAATGTATCAGCACTGAAACTAATGGATGCCAGAAACAACTGGGTATTAACTTCTGAGAAAAACAAG GTCAGGCTGTACACGCTGGAGGAAAACCACATGCTGTGTTTCAAGGTGGAGATGCACGTCAGCGTACCAGCAGAGCAGACGTTCCACCTCCTGTCAGacctgaggaggagaaaggagtgGGACCAGCATTATGA GGAGTGTGAAGTGATCAACCAAGCAGATGAAGAAGACACTCTTTATCGCGTAGCCACACCGTCTGTCAGTAAAGGGGGCAAAGGCAAGGACTTCATCTTGCTGGCATCAAGGAGGAAGCCATGTGATGCCAG GGACCCATACCTTATTGCTCTGCGTTCTGTCACTTTGCCCACTCACCCTCCCACTGAGGACTATACCAGGGGAGAGGTACTCTGTGCTGGCTTCACAATCTGGGAAGAGTCCAGCACTGTCACCAAG atcACCTACTACAACCAGGCCACACCTGGGGTCCTCCCCTACATCTCCACAGACATCGCTGGCCTGTCCTCCAGCTTTTACAGCGCGTTTTCTGCCTGTAGCCACTTCCTGGAGGCCAACAGGGACAGCCTGGCTGCTCTGCCACCATCTGCACTGGGACACAATCAGGGCTGTCGTCGTCTCACAGAAGAGGAGCAGTAG